A stretch of the Actinotalea sp. JY-7876 genome encodes the following:
- a CDS encoding zinc-binding dehydrogenase, with translation MSTMRAAVWTGTDEVEVAEVGLPEVPEGWALVKIAYNGICGTDLSILHGKHPRAQAPLVTGHEMSGWVERAGATGPREGALVIVEPLISCGECKACRDGHGHVCRRLGLYGIDAPGGMAQYVALPPEVLHEVPAGVDPRTAALAEPLAVAVHAVDLSGMQPGDTVAVYGAGPIGVLTALVARHAGAGTVVITEPSPWRRQVAADLGFTVVPEGATMAQVLAPLTDGEGADTTFDSAAHPSVAAELAATTRVLGRIVIVGVYKQPTPIDLQAVCFKEQSMVGVRVYTSADVARAIELIATDALGLAGFPTKAFDLADVEAAFAAATSGQDCLKVLVTPLDGMADA, from the coding sequence ATGAGCACGATGCGAGCGGCGGTATGGACGGGCACCGACGAGGTCGAGGTGGCCGAGGTCGGGCTGCCCGAGGTGCCCGAGGGCTGGGCCCTGGTGAAGATCGCGTACAACGGGATCTGCGGCACGGACCTGTCGATCCTGCACGGCAAGCACCCGCGCGCCCAGGCGCCGCTGGTGACCGGCCACGAGATGTCCGGGTGGGTCGAGCGCGCCGGCGCCACCGGTCCGCGCGAGGGCGCCCTGGTGATCGTCGAGCCCCTCATCAGCTGCGGTGAGTGCAAGGCGTGCCGCGACGGCCACGGCCACGTGTGCCGCCGCCTCGGCCTCTACGGCATCGACGCACCCGGGGGCATGGCGCAGTACGTCGCGCTCCCGCCCGAGGTGCTGCACGAGGTGCCCGCGGGCGTGGACCCGCGCACCGCTGCGCTGGCCGAGCCGCTGGCCGTCGCCGTGCACGCGGTCGACCTGTCCGGCATGCAGCCGGGGGACACGGTCGCCGTGTACGGCGCGGGACCGATCGGGGTGCTCACGGCGCTCGTCGCGCGCCACGCCGGTGCCGGGACGGTCGTCATCACCGAGCCGAGCCCCTGGCGCCGGCAGGTCGCGGCCGACCTGGGGTTCACCGTCGTGCCCGAGGGCGCCACGATGGCGCAGGTGCTCGCGCCCCTGACCGACGGCGAGGGTGCGGACACCACGTTCGACTCCGCCGCGCACCCGTCGGTCGCCGCCGAGCTCGCCGCGACCACGCGCGTGCTGGGCCGGATCGTCATCGTCGGCGTCTACAAGCAGCCGACGCCGATCGACCTGCAGGCGGTCTGCTTCAAGGAGCAGTCGATGGTCGGGGTGCGCGTGTACACCTCGGCCGACGTCGCGCGGGCGATCGAGCTCATCGCGACGGACGCGCTGGGCCTGGCCGGGTTCCCGACCAAGGCCTTCGACCTCGCCGACGTCGAGGCCGCGTTCGCGGCCGCCACGTCGGGCCAGGACTGCCTCAAGGTCCTGGTGACTCCGCTGGACGGGATGGCAGACGCATGA
- a CDS encoding C-terminal binding protein — MRIVITECDHDSFDAEHEVAGPAGAEVVLTQSATPEELVANAADADAILVQYATITAEIMDALPRLKAIGRYGVGVDSVDVAAATERGIAVCNVPDYGTESVSDHAIGMALAAARGIPRLDRGMRAGSFDLAVIRPAYQTRGRVFGVVGMGLIGTATARKAAGLGYEVIGYDVAAEPGAATFHGFPSVSLDELLERSQVVSLHTPLDETTRGMIGAAELARMRTDAILVNTSRGGVVDTAALVEALRTGSIRAAAIDVHETEPLPVGHPLMDLDSVVLTPHLAWYSEESYVELKRRTVANVIDVCAGRAPRNVVNPEVLGAPGRNEGCAPAAGAGA; from the coding sequence ATGAGGATCGTCATCACCGAGTGCGACCACGACTCGTTCGACGCGGAGCACGAGGTCGCCGGACCGGCCGGGGCCGAGGTCGTGCTCACCCAGTCGGCGACGCCCGAGGAGCTCGTGGCGAACGCCGCGGACGCGGACGCGATCCTCGTCCAGTACGCGACGATCACCGCCGAGATCATGGACGCGCTGCCCCGGCTCAAGGCGATCGGTCGCTACGGCGTGGGCGTCGACTCGGTGGACGTCGCGGCGGCGACCGAGCGCGGCATCGCCGTGTGCAACGTGCCGGACTACGGCACCGAGTCGGTCTCCGACCACGCGATCGGCATGGCGCTCGCGGCGGCGCGCGGCATCCCGCGGCTGGACCGCGGCATGCGCGCGGGCTCGTTCGACCTGGCCGTCATCCGACCCGCCTACCAGACGCGCGGACGCGTGTTCGGCGTCGTCGGCATGGGCCTCATCGGCACCGCCACGGCGCGCAAGGCGGCCGGGCTGGGCTACGAGGTGATCGGCTACGACGTCGCGGCGGAGCCCGGGGCGGCCACGTTCCACGGCTTCCCGTCGGTGAGCCTGGACGAGCTGCTCGAGCGCTCGCAGGTGGTCTCGCTCCACACGCCGCTCGACGAGACGACGCGCGGCATGATCGGCGCCGCCGAGCTCGCGCGCATGCGCACCGACGCGATCCTGGTGAACACGAGCCGGGGCGGCGTCGTGGACACGGCGGCGCTCGTCGAGGCGCTGCGGACCGGCAGCATCCGGGCCGCCGCGATCGACGTGCACGAGACCGAGCCGCTGCCCGTGGGCCACCCGCTCATGGACCTCGACTCGGTCGTCCTGACGCCGCACCTGGCGTGGTACTCGGAGGAGTCCTACGTCGAGCTGAAGCGCCGCACGGTCGCGAACGTCATCGACGTGTGCGCGGGCCGCGCCCCGCGCAACGTCGTCAACCCCGAGGTGCTCGGTGCACCCGGCCGCAACGAGGGCTGCGCTCCCGCGGCCGGGGCAGGAGCGTGA
- a CDS encoding SDR family oxidoreductase produces MTSTTSEYLTGLFSLEGQTAVVTGASQGIGLAIAEGLAAAGADIIGVSHDMPEGDSDVRTAVEGHGRAFTPLRADFSVRSEVTALAADLAGRGVDILVNNGGTIRRTPAAMHSDEDFDYVVDVNLRATFTLSREVGRTMIERGHGKIVNTASMLSFQGGINVPGYTSSKSAVAGLTKALANEWADKGVNVNAVAPGYVATANTHDLRQDAARSKAILDRIPAARWAEASDIAGAVLFLSSRAADYVHGAILPVDGGWLAR; encoded by the coding sequence ACCTCACCGGCCTGTTCTCCCTCGAGGGGCAGACGGCCGTCGTCACGGGCGCGAGCCAGGGCATCGGCCTGGCGATCGCCGAGGGGCTCGCGGCCGCCGGCGCGGACATCATCGGCGTCAGCCACGACATGCCCGAGGGCGACAGCGACGTGCGGACCGCCGTCGAGGGGCACGGCCGGGCGTTCACGCCGCTGCGCGCCGACTTCTCGGTGCGGTCCGAGGTCACGGCGCTCGCCGCCGACCTCGCCGGCCGCGGCGTGGACATCCTCGTCAACAACGGTGGCACCATCCGCCGCACGCCGGCCGCGATGCACTCCGACGAGGACTTCGACTACGTCGTCGACGTCAACCTGCGCGCCACCTTCACGCTCTCGCGCGAGGTGGGCCGGACGATGATCGAGCGCGGCCACGGCAAGATCGTCAACACGGCGTCGATGCTCAGCTTCCAGGGTGGCATCAACGTCCCGGGCTACACGTCCTCGAAGTCGGCCGTCGCAGGGCTGACCAAGGCGCTCGCCAACGAGTGGGCCGACAAGGGCGTCAACGTCAACGCGGTCGCGCCGGGCTACGTGGCCACGGCCAACACGCACGACCTGCGCCAGGACGCCGCTCGCAGCAAGGCGATCCTCGACCGGATCCCGGCCGCCCGCTGGGCCGAGGCGTCCGACATCGCCGGCGCCGTGCTGTTCCTGTCCTCGCGTGCCGCCGACTACGTGCACGGGGCGATCCTGCCGGTCGACGGCGGCTGGCTCGCGCGATGA